One genomic region from Xyrauchen texanus isolate HMW12.3.18 chromosome 16, RBS_HiC_50CHRs, whole genome shotgun sequence encodes:
- the sdsl gene encoding serine dehydratase-like produces MSKPDGFHVVTPLLESTGMSKRMGSSVYLKMESSQSTGSFKIRGIGHICQTIASSTKSNGVVCSSGGNAGMATAYVARKLNLPATIVLPSTTPQLVVQKLKDQGATVKVAGKVWDDANAEAHRLAESEGLTIIPPFDHPLIWKGHTSIIHELKASLTTKPGAIVLSVGGGGLFCGVMQGLDEVGWGSVPVLCMETVGADCLNAALKAGELVTLPDITSEATCLGAKTACRQAFEYSKRPTVISEVVTDLQALEAMELFLDEERVLVELACGAALAAVYSGVIQRLQEKERLPKPLGPLVIIVCGGGSVNWAQLLHLQAVIRK; encoded by the exons ATGTCAAAGCCAGATGGATTTCACGTTGTCACGCCACTCCTCGAGAGCACAGGCATGTCTAAGCGAATGGGGAGTTCCGTGTATTTGAAGATGGAGAGCTCACAGTCCACCGGTTCCTTCAAAATCCGTGGAATAGGCCACATTTGTCAAACT atTGCAAGTTCCACCAAGTCAAACGGTGTGGTTTGTTCTTCTG GTGGTAATGCTGGGATGGCCACAGCATATGTAGCAAGAAAACTCAACCTTCCAGCCACCATTGTTTTGCCCTCTACAACACCCCAACTGGTAGTGCAGAAACTGAAGGACCAGGGAGCTACAGTCAAAGTTGCGGGCAAG GTTTGGGATGATGCAAATGCTGAGGCCCACCGATTGGCTGAAAGTGAAGGTCTTACTATCATACCACCATTCGACCATCCGCTAATCTG GAAAGGTCATACCAGTATCATTCATGAACTCAAGGCCTCTTTGACAACCAAACCAGGAGCTATAGTGTTGTCCGTTGGGGGTGGAGGTCTGTTTTGTGGGGTGATGCAGGGTTTGGATGAGGTGGGCTGGGGCAGTGTGCCTGTCCTCTGTATGGAGACTGTTGGTGCAGACTGTCTCAATGCTGCCCTGAAAGCCGGAGAGCTGGTTACATTGCCAGACATTACAAG TGAAGCAACGTGTCTGGGAGCAAAGACAGCATGCAGACAGGCGTTTGAATACAGCAAACGGCCCACAGTCATTTCAGAGGTGGTGACagatctacaggctctggaggcaATGGAACTGTTCCTGG ATGAGGAGCGTGTGTTGGTGGAGTTAGCCTGCGGAGCTGCACTGGCTGCAGTGTACAGTGGTGTTATCCAAAGGCTACAGGAGAAGGAACGCCTTCCTAAACCTCTCGGCCCACTGGTGATAATAGTTTGTGGAGGTGGCAGTGTAAACTGGGCTCAGCTTCTACACTTACAGGCAGTCATACGGAAATGA